TGGGTCTAATCCGATCAAGATCCAGCACCTGGGGATGGCAAAACAATGGGAGCTTTATTCATGGCCAAAGAGGCGAAGAAACGGATTGGTGAACTCCTCATCGAAATGGGTGTGATTTCAGAAGCCGATTTCACGAAAGCCCTGGAAGATCGCAAGGACCGTAAAACCCGCATTGGTGAACTCCTTATCGAGAAGGGGTTTTGCACGGACCAGGATATCGCTCTCGCCCTGGCTTCGCAGCTCGGTCTGCCCATAGTTGATCTAAAGACCTATCCGGTCGAGCCGGCGGCCATTGAAATATTGAATGAAAAGGTTGCCATAAAACATCTTATCCTGCCACTGTCGATAGAAGGAAAATCACTAAACATTGCGGTTGTCGATCCGTTGAATCTCGATGCAGTGGAAGATATCCGATTTATCTCCGGATTGCATATCAATCTTCACCTCACCACAAAATCCGATATCCAGTGGGCCATTGATCGTCATTACCATATCGGATCTTCCGTCGAATCATTGGTCCAGGATATTTCTTCGGAAAAACGCGTGATTGTCCTGAAAGCGATGGAGGAGACAGAGAAGGGCATTGAGGATCTGAAGAAACGAAGCGAAGCCGCGCCCATTGTCAAAATGGTCGATATCTTGATCTCAAAGGCCGTTGAGGGAAAAGCTTCGGATATCCATGTCGAACCCACAAGGGACTCGTTGATTGTTAGGAACAGGATTGACGGCCACCTCAGGGTGAGCACAACACTTCCCAAATGGGTGCAGGGAGCGGTGATTTCCAGAATTAAAGTCATGACGCAGCTTGATATCGCTGAGAAAAGGATGCCACAGGACGGACGTTTGCAGGTCAATGTTGGAGACACGATATGTGATTTGCGCGTATCAACTCTTCCCACAGCCTATGGTGAGAAGGTTGTTATCCGAATTCTCGATCCAAAAGGTCTGGTTGTCGGTGTTGAAAAACTGGGTTTTTCAAAGGAGAACGAACGTAGAGTCACATCGCTCATTTCCAAACCCCAGGGGATCTTTCTGCTGACAGGGCCGACCGGCACGGGCAAGACAACAACTCTGTATACCTGTCTGGCGCAGATACGCAGTGTTGAGAAGAATATTACGACTATTGAGGACCCAATCGAGTACGATCTGGAAGGCATAAACCAGGTTGCCATCAATGAGAAGGCCGGGCTCAATTTCGCCAATACATTGAGATCGCTGTTGAGGCAGGACCCGGATGTCGTCATGGTGGGCGAGATGCGGGATCTTGAGACGGCTCAGATTGCCATGCAGGCGGCGCTGACCGGCCATCTTGTCTTCAGCACGGTGCATACGCGCAGCTGCTCGGGCACTATTACGCGGCTTCGTGAGCTGGGCATTCCATCCTACCTTGTCAGCTCTACCATAATAGGGATCGTGGCTCAAAGGCTTGTCAGGCGCATTTGCCCGGACTGTATTGAAGAAGACTCACCGGGGCCGCATGATCTTAAGAGTTTGGGAATTCCGGAGACTCATGCCCATAATAAAATATTCTACGTGGGAAAAGGCTGTCCCAAATGCAATGGTTCGGGTTATAAGGGGAGATTGGGCGTTCATGAGGTGCTTGTCTTGAGCCCTCCGCTCAGGGATTTGATTGTTAATGATGCCAGCGAGCAGGCCATAAAAGAAGCAGCCATGGCCGAGGGGATGAAAACACTCTTGGAAGATGGAATTGATAAGGCCCTCAATGGGCAGACGACGATCTCGGAACTTCTTCGTACGGTTCATATGGATGATGATATACCGACTCTTTGTGTTCGATGCGGAACATACTTGAGGCCGGGGTTCGTTGGCTGTCCGATGTGCGGTCAACGGGTTAATCAAACCTGCGCCTTGTGTCAAAAAACGGTTAAACCGGAATGGAATTTCTGTCCCTACTGCACGGAGAATCTTGCGGTGGCCGGGCAGAATCTGAACTCCGCCTGATCTTCCGTGAGTTCCCTCCGGCCGGAACGCATGTTCTCTGACAGGAATCCTCCCAAGGTCAGTGAGGACCGCCAGAACTCATTAAATCAGCAGGTTGCGGCTTCCTCCATGGTACGCTGTTAGATTTTCCCGCCTCCCCAGTATCAGTTTATGGATATGAAAATGTTCATGAAGTTGAGGGGAATTTAACCTTTTAGAAAAGCGGCGGTGAGGCGGGGCGAACTGAAGCGCCGCAAGGGGGGAGGTCGTGACCATGAGATCATCAATGAGTATTAGAGGCCTGAGCGTTTCGGTTTTAATCGCTCTGTTATCTCTATTTGCCGGGGGCGAATCGATATTCGCCGGGGATCCGGTTGAAACCCATGGCGGATATGCCGCGTCGATCAGCGAGAGTCCAAATTTCCGGCTGGATTCTTATATCGTTTATGAAGACGGGAGTGGTAGTTACCCGACGATTCAATCGGCGATCAATGCGGCTCAAGATGGAGATTCCGTCCTTCTCGCAGATGGCACATTTACCGGAGGGGGCAATCGCGGGATTCATTATAACGGAAAGGCGATTACGGTTCGATCGCTGAACAATGATCCGGTCAATTGCATTATTGATTGCCAGGGCCAAGACCGCGCCTTCTGGTTTGACGGCGGTGAAGGTCGTGATTCCTATCTGAAGTATGTTACGATTCGCAATGGCCATGTCAACAGTGACGGCGGAGGGGTTCTGATCGGCAAAGCGGGGTTTCCTCCCATCACGGAAGATGAGCCGGCACATCCCTCGATTATTGGTTGTATCCTTGAAAACAATACCGTTTCAACTTTTGTCAATACGGTTCGCGGTGGTGGGATCGCCGGGATTGTCGGCTCCTCGCCGAGAATCGAAGATTGCATTTTTACAGGCAATACAACCGGCAGCATGGGGGTCGGTCAGGGGGGCGGTCTTTATCTCTATGGCGGCGTTATCCCATATAATCCCGAGATAATCGGCTGTTCGTTTCTCAATAACGATGCTCGGACTATCGGCGGAGCCGTATTTTTGGAGGGTACTGATTCCGAGATCGATAATTGCCTTTTCTCTGAAAATACCGCTTCGATGGGCGGGGCTCTTTATGCCTA
This genomic interval from Candidatus Eisenbacteria bacterium contains the following:
- the tadA gene encoding Flp pilus assembly complex ATPase component TadA, producing the protein MGALFMAKEAKKRIGELLIEMGVISEADFTKALEDRKDRKTRIGELLIEKGFCTDQDIALALASQLGLPIVDLKTYPVEPAAIEILNEKVAIKHLILPLSIEGKSLNIAVVDPLNLDAVEDIRFISGLHINLHLTTKSDIQWAIDRHYHIGSSVESLVQDISSEKRVIVLKAMEETEKGIEDLKKRSEAAPIVKMVDILISKAVEGKASDIHVEPTRDSLIVRNRIDGHLRVSTTLPKWVQGAVISRIKVMTQLDIAEKRMPQDGRLQVNVGDTICDLRVSTLPTAYGEKVVIRILDPKGLVVGVEKLGFSKENERRVTSLISKPQGIFLLTGPTGTGKTTTLYTCLAQIRSVEKNITTIEDPIEYDLEGINQVAINEKAGLNFANTLRSLLRQDPDVVMVGEMRDLETAQIAMQAALTGHLVFSTVHTRSCSGTITRLRELGIPSYLVSSTIIGIVAQRLVRRICPDCIEEDSPGPHDLKSLGIPETHAHNKIFYVGKGCPKCNGSGYKGRLGVHEVLVLSPPLRDLIVNDASEQAIKEAAMAEGMKTLLEDGIDKALNGQTTISELLRTVHMDDDIPTLCVRCGTYLRPGFVGCPMCGQRVNQTCALCQKTVKPEWNFCPYCTENLAVAGQNLNSA